The sequence ACTGAATATTAACTACAGTGCCACAGGTATGTTGTGGACAAGCCCTTTTGTTTCCTGGCCTTGATCTGCAGCTGACTGCAATCAGTGGGACACCATCCCAACTGCAAGGCTGGGGCTCAGAGTGAAGGATAACTGGTTGCATGTGCTGTTAGTTATTGGCCAGGCAGCTCCGTTTGTGCTCACTCTCTGGTAACATGGACCTGGGAGCTCCGTTTTGCTCCACTTTACCCATTTCACTGGTCATTCAGACACATTCAGTAAAGGCAACAATTTCATGAGACTTTATAGGCACCTGGAGATGCACTATAGGCACttaattacatttcagaagTCCCACAGTAGAGTGGAAGTTTACGCTCCACTGAGAGTAAAATAAACATCCCTTCTATCAGTAGCTGCATTTTAAAGTCTAGAACAGACCTTCAGCTTTATGAGCAGCTGCATTTTGATAGTGAACCCATTCTTCCACAGAACACTTCTGAAGTCAGCTCAGCCCCTGCCCTGAGTGCATCACACAGGTTCTGTGTAAATAcccacaggcagggccaggGGCACAGGCAGGTCCACGCACCTCCATTTCCCCAGAGGCAAAtgttagttttcttctttttaaacagaaataaagcagtcaCAGAGGGGTGAAATGCCTGTTCAAAAGGAGTATTCTGGCCTTGCACACATTCTCACCAGTTTTAACAGGAGTCACAGCAGAATAAATTACTGCTCAGCAAAAGTCAGGCAGCAGAATCTGGCACTGATTTGGGATTCACTTTATCGGGGAAATCCACTTAATCAGATGTCCCCAGGGAACCAATTTCAGCTTAATGATACTTAATGGCACTAACAGATGTTTCAGGGGCGCAGTGGTATCACTTACAGGAGCCTTCTGCCAAGTCAGCGGTGTTTAAGGCTGCTCATGGCTGGAACTCAAGCTGGTTTGCTCCATGGCAGTGCTTTCAGTCCTCCCTATTGCTATCACAACATGCTGTACACAAAAGGACACCAAGAGTTTGCTCATGGCTAGGCTTGGCTTTCTTTGTTCTCTACTGGGCTGGTTTCCTGCAGGGCCCCTCATCAGGATGCACACTGCAGCTTTGCCCCAAGTGGTCTCACATGAACTGTGCCAAAATAGAGCCAACCAAACCCACCCATCACTTCTGAAAAACTTCATTGATGAAAGATGTGCAGATGTCACATGGCAGGCCATGATGTTCTCTGTTACACTCCCCAGCTCCCAGGTTTGAGTACATGGCAGTGAAACACCAAAGTCTGCCCTACACTTCCAGAACCAAAGCCCTGATATCTTTCCTGGCAACATGTAATTTAAACCCAATAACAAGGGCTGATATCCATCATTCCAGACCATTTCAACGCTTGGTATTCAAGAGTGAAAGGAACCAAGTCAGAGTTTATTAAATAGCCCATTACAGGGGAGTTGATGATGCCATTATTTCATCCCAGATTTTATCTTTGTCTTGAATGAAACAAAGACTCAAAGCTATAAGCAGGGATGGCCCTCCAGGTCCTCCACCTTCTCCACCATTCACACCTTTCAGTACTGGCAGCCCAAAGCCAGGGCTGCACACAGGGATCACTCCTGCAGAAATCAGCTTTGTCTCAGCCCTGTCATGTGAAGAACATATCCCATATCCAATGGCAAGACAGGTCAGGGGAAAAGCATCAGATTCTTCTGTGGATCCAATGGCCTCGTAGgtggaaacaaaatgttattCTACATCTAGAAAGCCAGTACAAACATCACAGGCACTGCATGACCTGGGGCAAAGATTAAGGAACAGGCTTTGAGCAATTTGCTTTTGGCTCAGCAAGGAAATGTTCAGGAACTTagaataatttatatttaattatgtaGTTCAGCTGCTAGTAAGCTACAGAAAAAAGTAGAATTACACCATTTTTTAGTACATGAGGCATCTTTTATGTATTGAATGCGTAAGCAAGTTTAAACTGCTATAAAGGCTCCCTACAGGGATATAACACTTTGGTTGTTGCAGAACAAACCAACCACCTCAGCCTTGGTGCACAGCAGGCTGGGTTCATGAGCATCCATCTGGCACCATGACCTGGCAGCCAGGTGATGAGATTCTAGCAGAACAGACAGAATTGTTACATATCCCCACACTGACTCATGTagcaaaataccatttttcaaTAGTATTTAGGCAACCAAGTGAAATTTAGAGATATATTTTACTCAGTCCATTCTGTTTCATACCCCACACACCCAGATATTTGGTTCTTGCAGCAAAGCTGTCCAATATCTCAGCTGAGGATCCTGCCTCATTACAGCTGttcaatttaaatatattcaccctgctgggagctgtacACCACAGGTTGATGTAAACTAAGCTATTCCTCTTCAAGAGTGTACGAAACACTCCTGTGTTCAGGCTAGATTATATTGTGAATAAACTATTCAATGAGAAGATTGTATAGACGTACCTGGATTGTTTGGCTCTGGTAGACTTTAATCACGTGAAAACTGAAGCTGTAAATTCCTTTTCTTGGTGACACAAAGACAGATTCCAATGTGAAAAAATTGCCCACGTTTACTAGGATCTACAAACAAAAAGTACAGATGGGAATTAGCACAGGCATTCAGCACTACTCAAAACACAGACTTTCAACTGGAGAAACCATTCACCCAAGGAAGATTTTCCATCCACATTTAccttttttatttactgttctaTCAACTCACGTGGAAATATTACACATAAAATGGATGTTAGTTCTATCTACAGTGCAGCCTTACGATAAATAAGATGAGGGGGAAATCTTTCTTACTTTGCTACATCTCACACCTACATGACCTTTATTCTACACATTTAGAGGATATTGGCAAAAGTCATTTTTGTTCATCATCCCCCCAAAATGACATCAAAACACTGATTCTGGGGGTGGCACACCAGTTTGGGATACAAAGCAATGGCCAATTCTACACCTTCCTGGAAGTATCAAGCTGGAAGCAAGAATGTATGGGAACATTACAGTTCATTCAGTGCTCAGTCAGATGAGCTCCAGGAATGCCTGGTGGATGAGCACCGTCTGGCCAGGAGCCTTTGCTGCCCTCTTTATGTAAGCACTTACTGTAATTTGGGTCTGGTTAAACAGAGTCAAGGAACAGAGGGGAATACACCAAATAAGTGCATCATCCGTATGATAAATATCTCCTTTAGTTCCTACTTTTTATTTCATCCCACTTAATTATACTCTAtttttaattgatatttttaCAGAAAGCCGTCAGGAATGCCCACAAGGTTGGGGAGATGCAAACAGCATAAAGCTGTGCTACAAGCCTGACTCCAGCTGTCACCACAATTTACTGTTCATTATGATAGGAGACAGAGACTAAAGCGAGCATCAGCCTCAGTTACCTGCCCTAGGGCAGGAGCTCGTATTAAACGCATGCTGGTATTTGTATGCGATTGAGATGAGAGGGGCTGGGCTACGAAGCTGTGATTTTTAGAGAAaactttaatgatttttttccctgcaaatccttcctctttccccttCAGAAGGCTGTGCACACCCACTCCGCGGACTGCCCCGTCTCCGGGGGCGGGGAGGCAAAGAGAGAACAGCGGAGCGCAGTGCTGTGCGGGGCTGCGCCCCTCCCGCTGCCATCCAAACTCCAGTGGGAAATAACGGCGGACacggggagggggcggcggtGGCACCTGTTGCGCGCAGCGCGGCCCCGCGGGGCCCCCAGCTCACCTGGTCGAAGTAGATGATGCGCGTCTTGTTGCTCATCTCGGAGGGCTCGTGGTTGGTGCTCCTGACCGCCGAGAAGGCGACCTTCGAGTTGGCCGCCCTCACCGAGATGCCCAGCGGAGAGGAGGACGAGCCCTTGGCGTCGGTGGTCGGGTTGGAATCGCACACCACCAGGCACTTGCCCTCCAGGACGATGGGCTCCGTCTCGTTCTGCGCCCGCGCCGCGGGGCCGCCCAGCGCCAGGGCCAGGAGCACGGCGGGCAGCAGCCGCCAGCCCATGGTCCGCACCCGCGGCCGCTCCGCGCCCCGCTCCGGCCACCGCGCACAGCGGCGCTCCCCGCCGGCAGCAGCGGCAGCCGCTCTGAAAGTCTTCTTTCTGCCggcttcttcccttcttttatttatttatttatttatttacctctCCGTCTTCTCCTCCTCCCGCCCGCCACCACTTggtgcctttttcttttttctttttttaatttacctgGTCCTTTCGCGAGCTCTTTACAAAAGCAGCCGAACAAAATAAAGACTTTCCGGTGCACGCTTTTCTCCCCTCACTCTCCGCATCAAAAAAGAGATTAATGAGGAGAGTGGTAggtaggggggaaaaaaggaaaggggaggaaaaaaaaaaaaaccgtcAGGTGAATTATTGATGAGAGACAGGTGACGAAGAAATGAAACCACTCCACGTTGCCatgatttctgcttctgtgtccCTGCTTTGAGCTGGAGATGCGGGCGCTCACCCCGCTGTCTGATCCGGGTCCGGTACAGCTGCGGGCTCCGGCTGtctctgcctctctctctctctctgccacAATCCCCAAAGACTTATGTCACAACGAGCCTGCCCGTCCCTCACCTAGCTGGGCTCCATTGGGATGGACCTTCCTCTCGGAATTGCCACCTACAGACGCACACACTCGTCCTCCCAGCCAACTTTTACGGCAGCTGCAAAGCCGAAGGGAAAGCAACAGATCAGTGCAACGTCTCTTAACGCCTCTTAAAAGGAGGCGGGGGTTAGAGTTGCAGCCTGGTTGGGAGGCAGCATCTCAACCTGCAGGTGCCTCCCTGTGAGTTGCTCGGCGGTTTTGTTTTGGCACTGCACCCGGACCCGGCGCTGCCCAGCTGGGGCACTCAGAGCCTGTCAGCAGAGCGTGTCAACCGCTACGAGCAGCCTTCATTCACCTCTTGTCCAGCAACCCCTGCCCGGAGCTGCCAGACCcaactggagctgctggagctgtggccACCTGCACTGCCCACACCTTCAAGAAGCCATAGAGCAGCCCCAAAGTCCCCTTAGCCTACAATAAGTCTTCTGCCAAATTCTGAAAGCCAGACGCAAATTTTAAGGAATCCCTTAGCTCAGACAAgagttaaaaaagaaactgcactGTTTTCTAGGAATGCATTGatatccttttcttccagtgacACCAACAGCGATGAAAAGTCAAACTGAGAAGAGGCACTTGCTGCAAACaagggaaggaaataagaaaggaaacaaagatttGCATcataacattatttcttttgtagAAGTTGGATCTGCAGATAAAAGGATTTATGCCCACACATAGGAACACCTGTCTGGAGAACCCTTGCAAAGCAGAACTGTGTGAAAACAGCAAGATTCTGCTTCACAATGTTTTGTAgataaatacatatgtataaatAATCCCACGCTGTTTCAACATCTCCCCCTTAACATCTCATCCTTACCTTATGCTGCTCCACAGCCTTTCAGCTGTGCACCAATCACAGCTAATATACATATGGCATAGATACACCTTCTGACTGGAATTTTAAACTTTTCACATTGTTGAAAGTTCCATCATTTGCCCAAAACTCAGAATTTTGCAGTCATTTCAGCCAGATTTGTTTCAGCATCTTTTTGCTGTGAACAATGACATCATCTCTATGTCAAATGGGTGCAGGCTGAATCAGATGTTCAGAAGAGgacttccccatctccctgcttgCAGTTGCATGCACTAAGCCTGTTTGCCATCCCACCCCACTCCCTCGCATGCCATGGGGCTgattgcacagcacagccccccaGCTGAGCACTGCTCACTTCTGTGCTCTTATCCCAGTGCTGTGCACACGTTGCTGTACACACAGGTTACTTCAGCTGTGCGAACACATTAGTAATTAAGCATACAGCCAATTACTGCTAACtgctctcctgcacagctggCCCCAGGACCTGCAGTTAGCTTACTGGTTTGCTGGCTAAATGCAAAACCAGCTCACCTGGATAATGAGCTTAATGGGCCTTAAGAAGAttcaataattattttataaagtTCCCCCCAATTTGAACATTAAGTGTATGGCAACGTATACATGTACATGGCTGGAATggctaaaataaacaaaagcttttGCCCATGAAGTCTTCAGATGCAGAACCAAGCTGGTGTTTTCCTTGCTTCATTTTAATCTATTTCATAgacctctgtgtgtgtgtgtgtgtgtgtgtgtgtgtgtgtgtgtgtgtgtgcgcgctCCATCTCTGGTGCCTTGCTTGGCTTACTaagcttcttccttctgttcGTCTGTTTCGAACTTTGCTCTCATCACACCATCCCATCTTTgagtatttctttttgaaaggataccaggaaaaaatatttgtctgctCCTATTTTTGGTACTTGTTTAATTTCCCTGGCATTCTGTTACAAAataagaatgagaaataaataacagtgcTTTGATGACTGGAAATGGAATTCAGAAATGGTGTGTGAATCTTAGAGGCGATTTAAAAACGAAGTCAGCAGGATGTCCGCCTGTGTGTGGGGGTACAAACgttcagctctgctgacagcatTGGCATTTCAGGTCTTTATTCAGCTTTCTCATCCAGCCAAACCCTCtgtttgctcagtgctgcagaccTGAGCACACGCCAGACCTGAGCACAGAGTGCACATCAGGGCTGCAGATGCTCCTGGGCAGGAAATGCTGTCACGTCcagctgtttgtttctgctgctaCTGGATGGAGGTCTGCAAATAATCCACTGAGTCCAATACACTTAGTCCAGATTTACATCAGTAGCTGATACCCTGACAGTTCATTCTACTCCTTCATAGGTCAATTGTTCACAACATCAATATGTTGGTAAATTTCATTGTCAGTCGCAGCTGGGGACAGCCCACAAAGAGCTTGGCTTTTCTTGAGTGAATTGTTACTCAAAATCTATCCAGAACATCTCTTGTTAATTTATATGTATTCCCAAAACATTCATGAAAGAGTTTTTGTGGACTAAGACCAAAAAATGACCTTGTGCACGTACAGACATTTACACCTTTATAGCAGGTACTCAAAGCCCTATAACTCGTaacaaagtaaattaaattcTTGGTTTATTATTACATTTCAGCTCAtgtctagaaaagaaaaaaaaaaaaaaaagaccacctcatttttgtgtttttagcTAAGTTACCTGATACATTTTGTGCAGTTTTAGGAAATAAACAACTTTTGAGGCACTCTGTTGACCTATGCAATGGTCTCAGACTTTCAATTGTGTTTGAATGAAACAAGAAGTGTGCATTTTGCCAAGGTGGAATAAAATCAGATAGGGTCAGCAAATAAGGGAAACAAATAGCCTGGCAggaaaattgttctttttcagtaggagggaagaggaaggaactCGGTTTGCTGCCTGCTCTGATCTTCAGAACCTGTTCCCCCAAGCAATGCAGGCACAGAATGCACACGATGGAGTTTGCAAAGGATTCAATGATCTGCTGGCACTCAATTTAGCTTACACTGTTGAACACATATTGTTGATACAGTTTGCCAGCACCGTGTCAGGAAAACCACAGAAAATTAGATAGTGAAGTGGTGTAATTTAGTGCATCTCCTTTGACATCAACAGAAGCTCACAGATTACCTCCCCTCAGCAGAATTTGTCCCAGAGAAATTGCTCACAGAGTGGCTTTCATAGCAAAAGCCAATGAGGGAATAGTTTGCTTTAAAGGATGTGCCTAAGAGAGTGCATTAGGAGTCTGCCGATTGGCTGCACTGCCTGTTTGATCTTCAGAAGGGAGAGATTGTACTGGAAGACTCATGATGATGATGGAAGTCATGGAGAAGGGCTCAGCATTAGGATTTTTAGTGCCATCTATTGAAATGTGCCAACTCGAACAGAAGAGACAAGGCTGTCAAGAACAATAAATATCTCTCTGTGGTAGtgaatgctttaaaaagatACAAGGAAGAAAGTAATGAGTTTATTTCACAGCTGAGGAGTCAAATCCATTGAACTCACCGATTTCTCTCCCTGGACTGTAGATGTCTTTTCCAGGAGACTgttgtcttattttttattttttttttaactcttgtTAAGGAGAAATGAGGCTCCTCAGCTCAcgttctgtgtttctttttgtcctcAGCTGATAACCCATGGAAACTGCTTCCTAGCAGTGTTTTGGGGAAGCAAAATACCCCAAGGACTACAAAAACCATGAGCAGCCACTGTCTCTCTAGGAATGAGCCCCTATGGGTGCACAGCTCTGTCCTGAACAGAAGCAGTGTGAACTCTGCCTTCCATATCAACGGCCTCTCTTTATATAAGCCAATGATTTTTCcacataaaaaaatacacaaacatcTCTTGAAGTAGTGTCTGTCACTTCCATCTCCCCCTCCAGCCATCACGTTCCAcgtgcagctcagcagcactcGACTAATTTTGAAAGGCTGTAAGGGGAGAGactgaagaagacaaaaaacaaaacaaaacaaaacaaaagaaaccagtAACTTTTCTAAATGTGTAAATTTCATTCCCCAAGATGTCTGTTCTGgtacagcacagagaagcactGGTCAGCCCAGCACTCTGCagctccgcagggctgctccatTGACAGCAGTACTTCAGCTCGCACAGTGCAGGCGGCACAGGTGGCTTGCGTAGGGCAAGTCCAGTAAATCCAGAatcaaaatggttttgtttgtttttaatttccttaatCAGCTTAATTCCTAACAGCAAAGGAAGACGTCAGATTGTTTTGGATGGCAGGATTCCCAAAAACAAAGTTTAATGTCAGCAGTACTGACAGCAGTAATACCCTAGCAGGGATATTAGCCAGGAAGTATTTACTGCCTGAGAAaagtttctgctttgaaaagagTCAAGCAAATTTCTATCTATAATACCAAGCAGGACTGCATCCTCCTTCAGATTTCACATTTCATAATATGCCAAAGTAAGCTTGGTGCCTTTGTAGGGCAATAGTTAGCCCAAACTTACAAATACTACAGATCTGGAAGGCAGCTCCTTGTAGGAGTGCTCCATCTGGGTTCACTCCTGGAGCCTCACCTCACACATGGGCGTTTATGGCTGCAGGTTTGCAGGGTACTGCTGTCAGCTGCTAAGGAGGGGTTCCACAGAAATTGTCTGCAGAGACATTTAGAGCTTGTCTATATAAACACCGAGGTGTAACAACTATTGTTCTGTACAAACAAATACCATTAAAACGGAGTGAGAGAGTTGGCTCAAAGAgacctagaaaaaaaacaccaatatgatgcaaaatattatttgggggggaaaaagaatgCAGAAGGGAATGagctgtatttgtttctttttacataTAAATCAGATGAGCTCTGACActcacagacacagaaaaaatgCTCTGTTTGGGAAAATGGAAACGTGTCTCCTCTGTAAGCTCCCATTCCTTGGGAAAGCTTCATGTCCTCTGGAGGGGCAGAGCTTCTTGCCAAGAAGGTATTTGgtcattaatttttcaaatgattGCTGCAGGATATTCATGCAAAGACACAGATATCAACTACTGtgtagaatatatttttaattggaagAAGCCATGCCAGCTGAGCTATAAAACAAGTACAAGATGTTAGATAtaataagagagaaaagagactgaGGGGAAAAGTGagtcaggagaaaaaaaagagaaaacaacttAGTTAAGATAGACTTCCCAGGACTCCTGAGCTAAAGTAATGGCAGAAAAACATAAAAGTTATCATGGCCATCACGAATGCTGTTCAGGGATGCAGGGATCTGGATACCATGGAAATGGCACTGGTAGGCAGTGTTATCTTACACGATTCACATATAAATGAAGATGGTTCCGATTTTGGAGAGGGAATAACACACATCAGAAACTGCAAGGGTTGTTTATGATGTACACATGTGCTGGAAGAGGAACTGAATTTTCCTCTTCTAGCCAAAAAAGCAGTAATCTTCAGCTCCTGACACATACAGATGCTATAGATCCTGATATACAGACACTGCTGACTTCAGTGCCAGCCAAGTGTCACTATTCCAATGCTGACTTTGTAGAAAACAAGTTTGTTTACTCTAAAACAAAATTTGCCCTCCAtttgcttctttcatttttccgGTTGGCTGGGTGGTTTGGAGGTGTCTATTGAGTCCATTGAGCCTCTtcctcaatttttaaaaattccccTGAGATGAGAGGTGGATTTAAAGCAGATGAATTAAGAAGTGATGCCTGCTGGCATTCACAGGAGGCGCCAGGTTTGTCTCTTAACCAAACACAGCTGGAAGAACAGCTGCATCCTTGCTCATCAGCACACCTGCACAACACCTGGCATCTGGATAGGGAGAAATCTCTCATGGTACTGGAGAGAGCATTCTAATAGAGCAATTTTAGGCTTAGATGCTTCTAAGCATTTCAGATAGGATAGTTCTAATTTCTTGCAGCATTGAAGCCAAGGAGACTGCACAGCATTTCTACCTGTTAGGCTTTCTGTAAAAGCCAAAATGTTGAGAGAATTGGGCAGGCAGATGTAACATAAGCCAGAGAACACACATCACACATTTTATCAATCAATGCTGTAAGACTGGTAGagaaaaatgcaatgttttatCAATGACTTCATAGGACGATTTTCTGCTTTCAATGTTCAACGCATCCCTTTTTGTTTATGCATTCACagccttccttttctccctgtatTTTTTGAGCTGCAAGTAATTATTCTAattgaaaatatggaaaagccaacaaatgcaacaaaagtattttcagttttgaaaaccATCAATAATTACTTTCACTGTGCATTACTTAGATGcctcatgtttttatttcacttctctgATATTGTTCTCTTCCTACCAATGCAAATTTCACACACTGATTGGCTTCCACAGtattttatgcaaaaaaaaagcaatgctttatTGTACTACTTTGGGGGGAGCCACCTGCCAGGTCCTTTCTCCATTAAATACTGAAGCTGCAGTGCTTTAATGGCTGAAGACAATCAAGATTTTTTGCTAAatgtattaaataataaaaaaaaagaactacagaaaaagaataattaaaaattagatCACCATATGTAAATTTATTCACTGTAAGTAACAGCTGAAACTCAGGCAGAAGACTGGAtgtcaaagacaaaaataaaaagaaaaataaaaaacatcaagAGTGTCTCCTTTCTAAATGTACAGGTATCTGTAGGGGCATACACAGAACAAAGTGAGTCTCATAAGAGACCTGCGATCCCACAGGTCTGAGACCAGTTGCAAAACTACACATCATAAATTGAATATatctttaaatcaaaatatacTGCTGTACAAACTGTATGGAATGTGCACCTTGTTAGCAGGGCAACTTTCAAAACAATTAACTTGAATGTAGTTTCCTACACTTCACTCTCCCCTTTTTATGAGTAGTGTTGTCCTTACTGCATGACTTCAGCACAGGCCTTCCTGAACTCACTGATGAATGTAGATATCCATCCAAACAGTTCCTGAGAGTCCAGGTCTTGTGGTTCCCCAAATTTTAcctttaaatttaaaagagaaatatatttaagaTTGGTATCATCCAAATAAATTAATCCGTGTCCAAGATTGTAACGTAATGAGAAGAGCAGGAGAAAGGCTGAATACATTCATTATCATTATTGATCAATCAGAAAACTTAGAGCTGGACAAAACGTCCATTAAACTGAGATTCGAAACACCTGAAGCAGAAGTGGCCGTGGGAGTTGTAATTAAATTACTGCAGTAACTGGTTCCTGGTTctctgcacaaagcagcttCTCTGGCTGGACTGCAGATCTACcaccaaagagcagaaaacaccTACATTGCCAAGGTTGTTTGCAGTTTTTAGATGAACCCATccataaaagaaaagaagcacatTAGGGAAATGGTTTCTATCCACTATGGAATCATGGTGGACGTGATAGCAGCAGATTTAAGCCCAAATGCTTTAATTCTTtggcattttgttttgcaaacaaaaaatgtcATGTTTACATTATTA comes from Lagopus muta isolate bLagMut1 chromosome 16, bLagMut1 primary, whole genome shotgun sequence and encodes:
- the CBLN4 gene encoding cerebellin-4: MGWRLLPAVLLALALGGPAARAQNETEPIVLEGKCLVVCDSNPTTDAKGSSSSPLGISVRAANSKVAFSAVRSTNHEPSEMSNKTRIIYFDQILVNVGNFFTLESVFVSPRKGIYSFSFHVIKVYQSQTIQVNLMLNGKPVISAFAGDKDVTREAATNGVLLYLDKEDKVYLKLEKGNLVGGWQYSTFSGFLVFPL